The Microbacterium sp. KUDC0406 genome includes a window with the following:
- a CDS encoding GNAT family N-acetyltransferase — MSAEAQPETIVRPVRDADAEALGRVHAQTWHETYDHLISKAALEKVSPKRLAELWVNWARQGEDFRMSAALVDGEIVGFVGSGPARDKDAPRNRELYFIYLLDKWHGTGLGQRLFDAAVDEGEEVYLWVADDNPRAHRFYVRNGFALDGASHTEPFLGETLTEVRFVR; from the coding sequence ATGAGCGCCGAAGCCCAGCCCGAGACCATCGTCCGACCGGTCCGCGATGCGGATGCGGAAGCACTCGGCCGTGTGCACGCACAGACCTGGCACGAGACCTACGATCACCTCATCAGCAAGGCCGCACTGGAGAAGGTGTCGCCCAAGCGCCTCGCCGAGCTCTGGGTCAACTGGGCCCGTCAGGGCGAAGACTTCCGCATGAGCGCCGCGCTCGTCGACGGCGAGATCGTCGGCTTCGTCGGATCGGGTCCGGCCCGCGACAAGGATGCCCCGCGCAACCGCGAGCTCTACTTCATCTACCTGCTCGACAAGTGGCACGGCACCGGCCTCGGCCAGCGCCTGTTCGACGCCGCCGTCGACGAAGGCGAAGAGGTCTACCTCTGGGTGGCCGACGACAACCCCCGTGCGCACCGTTTCTACGTGCGCAACGGGTTCGCGCTCGACGGCGCCAGCCACACCGAGCCGTTCCTCGGTGAGACGCTCACCGAGGTGCGTTTCGTGCGCTGA
- a CDS encoding acyl-CoA thioesterase, producing the protein MNVIWRTLLVILQARRRVRRGANLEPAEVGRIRLTTLPTDLDILRHMNNGRYLSLFDLGRWDLLIRTGLFDEMKRRGWYAVVSSETVTFRKSLELWQRFDVESRLIGHDDKAIFLEHRAVIDGEVYARVIVRARMLRRSGGTVPHDELFAAVGHPEGVPGVDEWIHDWAGASALPPTKAPAPSIWH; encoded by the coding sequence GTGAACGTGATCTGGCGCACCCTCCTCGTCATCCTGCAGGCCCGGCGCCGGGTGCGTCGCGGTGCGAACCTCGAGCCGGCGGAGGTCGGCAGGATCCGGCTCACGACGCTCCCCACCGACCTCGACATCCTGCGGCACATGAACAACGGCCGGTACCTGTCGCTGTTCGATCTCGGTCGCTGGGACCTGCTGATCCGCACCGGGCTGTTCGATGAGATGAAGCGCCGCGGCTGGTACGCGGTCGTCTCCAGCGAGACCGTCACGTTCCGCAAGTCTCTCGAGCTGTGGCAGCGCTTCGACGTCGAGTCCCGTCTGATCGGCCACGACGACAAGGCCATCTTCCTCGAGCACCGTGCGGTGATCGACGGGGAGGTCTACGCGCGCGTGATCGTGCGGGCGCGGATGCTGCGCCGCAGCGGCGGCACCGTGCCCCACGATGAGCTGTTCGCCGCGGTCGGCCACCCCGAGGGCGTGCCGGGCGTCGACGAGTGGATCCATGACTGGGCCGGCGCGTCGGCGCTGCCGCCGACCAAGGCCCCTGCGCCGAGCATCTGGCACTGA
- the pntB gene encoding Re/Si-specific NAD(P)(+) transhydrogenase subunit beta → MTVDALAGAAYIVAALLFILSLAGLSRHESARAGVVYGIAGMAIALLATLALTIADAWGGSGSTLGLILLVVAVIVGGAIGLWRARVVQMTGMPELIALLHSFVGLAAVLVGWNGYLAHEPIAAELIGIHNAEVFIGIFIGGVTFTGSIVAYLKLSAKMSSRPLMLPGKNVLNIGALAVFLALTVWFVADQQLWLLFAVTALSFALGWHLVASIGGGDMPVVVSMLNSYSGWAAAAAGFLLNNDLLIVTGALVGSSGAYLSYIMCKAMNRSFLSVIAGGFGIVASSSGDEDYGEHREITADAAAGMLSTAQSVVITPGYGMAVAKAQYPVADLVAKLRERGVDVRFGIHPVAGRLPGHMNVLLAEAKVPYDIVLGMDEINDDLAKTSVVLVIGANDTVNPAAAEDPGSPIAGMPVLRVWEAENVIVFKRSMAAGYAGVQNPLFFRDNAQMLFGDAKERVEDIIRAL, encoded by the coding sequence ATGACCGTCGACGCCCTCGCCGGCGCGGCCTACATCGTCGCGGCGCTGCTGTTCATCCTGAGCCTCGCGGGGCTCAGCCGCCACGAGTCGGCCCGCGCCGGGGTGGTCTACGGCATCGCGGGCATGGCGATCGCCCTGCTCGCGACCCTCGCCCTGACGATCGCCGACGCGTGGGGAGGCTCCGGATCCACCCTCGGGCTGATCCTGCTCGTCGTCGCCGTCATCGTCGGCGGCGCGATCGGCCTGTGGCGCGCCCGCGTCGTGCAGATGACCGGGATGCCCGAGCTCATCGCCCTGCTGCACAGCTTCGTCGGTCTGGCCGCGGTGCTGGTCGGCTGGAACGGCTACCTCGCGCATGAGCCGATCGCGGCCGAACTGATCGGCATCCACAACGCCGAGGTGTTCATCGGCATCTTCATCGGCGGCGTGACCTTCACCGGATCGATCGTGGCCTACCTGAAGCTGTCTGCGAAGATGTCGTCCCGCCCGCTGATGCTGCCGGGCAAGAACGTGCTGAACATCGGCGCCCTGGCCGTCTTCCTGGCGCTGACCGTCTGGTTCGTCGCAGACCAGCAGCTCTGGCTGCTGTTCGCGGTGACCGCGCTGTCGTTCGCACTCGGCTGGCACCTGGTGGCCTCGATCGGGGGCGGCGACATGCCGGTGGTCGTGTCGATGCTGAACAGCTACTCCGGCTGGGCGGCGGCCGCGGCGGGCTTCCTGCTGAACAACGACCTGCTCATCGTCACCGGCGCGCTGGTCGGCTCCTCCGGTGCGTACCTGTCGTACATCATGTGCAAGGCGATGAACCGGTCGTTCCTGTCGGTGATCGCCGGAGGGTTCGGCATCGTGGCATCCAGCTCAGGTGACGAGGACTACGGCGAGCATCGCGAGATCACCGCCGACGCGGCCGCCGGCATGCTCTCCACCGCGCAGAGCGTCGTGATCACGCCCGGCTACGGCATGGCGGTCGCAAAGGCGCAGTACCCGGTGGCCGACCTGGTCGCGAAGCTGCGCGAGCGGGGCGTCGACGTACGGTTCGGCATCCACCCGGTCGCGGGGCGTCTGCCGGGGCACATGAACGTGCTGCTCGCCGAGGCGAAGGTTCCGTACGACATCGTGCTCGGCATGGACGAGATCAACGACGACCTCGCGAAGACATCGGTCGTCCTCGTGATCGGTGCGAACGACACCGTGAACCCCGCGGCCGCTGAGGACCCCGGCAGCCCGATCGCCGGCATGCCGGTGCTGCGGGTGTGGGAGGCCGAGAACGTGATCGTGTTCAAGCGCTCGATGGCCGCCGGCTACGCGGGCGTGCAGAACCCGCTGTTCTTCCGCGACAACGCGCAGATGCTCTTCGGTGACGCCAAGGAGCGGGTGGAGGACATCATCCGGGCGCTGTAG